The following proteins are encoded in a genomic region of Thiomonas sp. X19:
- a CDS encoding FAD-binding oxidoreductase encodes MMRLQQQSQALVEHSYYQATARAAPSHAPLEGTVRADVCIVGAGLAGLSAALDLARRGMKVVVLEAMRAGWGASGRNGGQALAGYASEMGPFEQQLGQTAAHAAWNMSLEALRLMQARITQYAIDCDWTPGALTVAVTSKKARALQHWVEHMQTRYDAHHLEWLDGAATRDLIDSQRYCAGVMDPLGGHLHPLNYTLGLARAASVAGAILHEGSEVLTVESGKGEAAAGAQDQIQLPASMRTGGRARVRTAQGEVHCDHILLAGNTNLGAVAPQLARRIMPVGTYIIATAPLGRERAQALIRNRACVSDNQFVLDYYRLAADDRLLFGGRVSYSTVSPRDLAAAMRQGMLRVFPQLADVGVTHAWGGFVDITMNRAPDFGRIAPDIAYLQGFSGHGLALTGLAGQLAAEAIAGQAERFDLFTRLRHRPFPGGDLLRTPALVLGMLWYRLRELL; translated from the coding sequence ATGATGCGCCTGCAGCAGCAGTCTCAGGCTCTGGTCGAGCATTCCTACTACCAGGCCACCGCCCGCGCCGCGCCCAGCCACGCACCACTGGAGGGCACGGTGCGGGCGGATGTGTGCATCGTCGGCGCCGGACTGGCCGGCTTGTCGGCCGCGCTGGATCTGGCGCGGCGCGGCATGAAGGTGGTGGTGCTGGAAGCCATGCGCGCGGGCTGGGGCGCGTCTGGCCGCAACGGTGGCCAGGCCCTGGCGGGCTATGCCAGCGAGATGGGGCCGTTCGAACAGCAGCTCGGCCAGACCGCGGCACATGCCGCCTGGAACATGTCGCTCGAAGCCTTGCGCCTGATGCAGGCGCGCATCACCCAATACGCCATCGACTGCGACTGGACTCCCGGAGCGCTGACCGTCGCCGTCACGTCGAAAAAGGCCCGCGCGCTGCAGCATTGGGTGGAGCACATGCAAACCCGCTACGACGCGCACCACCTCGAATGGCTGGACGGCGCCGCCACCCGTGACCTGATCGACAGCCAGCGCTATTGCGCCGGGGTGATGGACCCGCTCGGCGGCCACCTCCACCCGCTCAACTACACCCTGGGCCTGGCGCGTGCCGCCAGCGTGGCCGGCGCCATCCTTCACGAGGGCAGCGAGGTTCTCACGGTCGAATCCGGCAAGGGGGAAGCCGCGGCTGGTGCGCAGGACCAGATCCAGTTACCTGCTTCGATGCGCACCGGAGGCCGGGCGCGGGTGCGTACCGCGCAAGGCGAGGTGCATTGCGACCACATCCTGCTCGCCGGCAACACCAACCTCGGCGCGGTGGCGCCGCAGCTTGCGCGCCGCATCATGCCCGTGGGCACCTACATCATCGCCACCGCGCCGCTGGGGCGCGAGCGTGCCCAGGCGCTCATCCGCAACCGCGCCTGTGTCAGCGACAACCAGTTCGTGCTCGACTATTACCGCCTCGCGGCCGACGACCGCCTGTTGTTCGGCGGCCGCGTCAGCTACTCCACCGTGTCGCCGCGCGACCTCGCCGCCGCCATGCGCCAGGGCATGCTGCGGGTGTTCCCGCAACTCGCCGACGTCGGCGTCACCCACGCCTGGGGCGGCTTCGTCGACATCACCATGAACCGTGCCCCCGACTTCGGCCGCATCGCGCCCGACATCGCGTACCTGCAAGGTTTCTCCGGCCACGGCCTGGCCCTCACCGGGTTGGCCGGGCAGTTGGCGGCCGAAGCCATCGCCGGCCAGGCCGAGCGCTTCGACCTCTTCACCCGCCTGCGCCACCGCCCCTTCCCCGGCGGCGACCTGCTGCGCACCCCGGCGCTGGTGCTGGGCATGCTGTGGTACCGGCTGCGCGAGTTGCTGTAG
- a CDS encoding aspartate aminotransferase family protein, with the protein MNTLLAPSTDHTPERIARFFAAESARFLANHPQSRALHAQAARHFLFGVPMHWMADAPSPVPLFVDRAQGARLWDVDGHELIDFCLGDTGAMFGHSPEPVVRALAEFGGDGATTMLPSSVALDVAALLERRFGLPMWQFTATASDANRFVLRWARAIARRQHIVVFNGCYHGTVDDVFVDLAADGSTHARPSLLGQVHDLAAFTRVVEFNDLPALETALAAGDVACVITEPVLTNIGMVLPDPGFMEAVRALTRQHGALLVLDETHTISCGPGGYTRACGLQPDILVLGKPIAGGTPGAAYGFSAEVGARMQQAKGAAAPGHSGIGTTLSAGLLTLRLMRAMLAEVMTDAAYARMFATAQRVADGLEAVIAKRGLPWCVTRIGARCECQFAPQRPRNGSAARAAFRDALEAALQLALLNRGVLLTPFHNMVLACPAHTAADADHLIAAFDDALEALAAA; encoded by the coding sequence ATGAACACCCTCCTCGCTCCGAGCACCGACCACACGCCCGAACGCATCGCGCGCTTTTTCGCGGCTGAATCGGCCCGTTTCCTCGCCAACCATCCGCAGTCGCGCGCGCTGCATGCGCAGGCTGCGCGTCATTTCCTGTTCGGCGTGCCGATGCACTGGATGGCCGACGCGCCTTCGCCCGTGCCGCTGTTCGTCGATCGAGCTCAGGGCGCACGTTTGTGGGATGTGGACGGGCACGAGCTCATCGACTTCTGCCTTGGCGACACCGGCGCGATGTTCGGCCACAGCCCGGAGCCGGTGGTGCGGGCGTTGGCCGAGTTTGGCGGCGACGGTGCCACCACCATGCTGCCGTCCAGCGTGGCGCTGGACGTGGCCGCGCTGCTGGAGCGGCGCTTCGGCTTGCCGATGTGGCAGTTCACCGCCACCGCCAGCGACGCCAACCGCTTCGTGCTGCGTTGGGCGCGCGCCATCGCCCGGCGTCAACACATCGTCGTGTTCAACGGCTGCTATCACGGCACGGTGGACGATGTGTTCGTCGATCTCGCGGCCGATGGCAGCACCCACGCCCGGCCCAGCCTGCTCGGCCAGGTGCACGATCTCGCCGCCTTCACCCGCGTGGTCGAGTTCAACGATCTGCCCGCGCTCGAAACCGCGCTGGCTGCGGGCGACGTGGCCTGCGTCATCACCGAGCCCGTGCTCACGAACATCGGCATGGTGTTGCCCGACCCCGGTTTCATGGAGGCCGTGCGTGCGCTCACGCGTCAGCACGGCGCGCTGCTCGTGCTGGACGAGACCCACACCATCTCCTGCGGCCCCGGCGGTTACACCCGCGCTTGCGGCCTGCAGCCCGACATCCTGGTGCTGGGCAAACCGATTGCCGGCGGCACGCCGGGTGCGGCCTATGGCTTCAGCGCCGAAGTGGGCGCGCGCATGCAGCAGGCCAAGGGCGCGGCGGCTCCGGGGCATTCCGGCATCGGCACCACGCTATCGGCCGGTTTGCTCACCTTGCGCCTGATGCGCGCCATGCTTGCCGAGGTGATGACCGACGCCGCCTATGCCCGCATGTTCGCCACCGCGCAGCGCGTGGCCGATGGCCTGGAGGCGGTGATTGCCAAGCGCGGCCTGCCCTGGTGCGTGACCCGCATCGGCGCGCGTTGCGAATGCCAATTCGCGCCACAGCGGCCGCGCAACGGCAGCGCGGCTCGCGCCGCTTTTCGCGACGCGTTGGAAGCCGCCCTGCAGCTCGCGCTGCTCAATCGCGGCGTGCTGCTCACGCCCTTCCACAATATGGTGCTGGCCTGCCCGGCGCACACCGCAGCCGACGCCGACCACCTCATCGCGGCATTCGACGACGCCTTGGAGGCGCTGGCCGCGGCTTGA
- the speB gene encoding agmatinase has product MAQHGFAFLAQQRFLGAASASGGATPFGVAGVAWDGATTNRPGARFGPAAIRQASAMLCDATHPLFDLASAEHGVATSPSADLQDHGDLHLPNTSLVAMRAALEPQAEALMRSQHMLWLGGDHSITLSLLRAARKVHGQPLAVLHFDAHCDIWADHFGEPSGHGTWVYEAVQEGLVVPQGFVQVGIRSAGEREAREYVNAIGGRVFTARALRGLDGAAQLAGVVRDIAQRLQAAAAPVYLTLDIDCLDPAFAPGTGTPEPGGLSTSQVLTLLEELCVLPLPLIGMDCVEVAPPYDHAELTSNAAAVCVWTYLCARLAAAGHAAAAAKS; this is encoded by the coding sequence ATGGCGCAACACGGCTTCGCATTTCTCGCGCAACAGCGTTTCCTCGGCGCCGCCTCCGCTTCTGGCGGCGCCACCCCATTCGGCGTGGCCGGCGTGGCCTGGGACGGCGCCACCACCAACCGCCCCGGCGCCCGCTTCGGCCCGGCCGCCATCCGTCAGGCCAGCGCCATGCTGTGCGACGCCACCCATCCCTTGTTCGATCTCGCCTCCGCCGAGCATGGTGTTGCAACATCCCCAAGCGCCGATCTGCAAGACCACGGCGACCTGCACCTGCCCAACACCAGTCTGGTCGCCATGCGCGCGGCGCTGGAACCGCAGGCCGAAGCGCTGATGCGCAGCCAGCACATGCTGTGGCTGGGCGGCGATCACTCCATCACCTTGTCGCTGCTGCGCGCGGCGCGCAAGGTGCATGGGCAGCCGCTGGCCGTGCTGCATTTCGACGCCCATTGCGACATCTGGGCCGACCATTTCGGCGAGCCTTCCGGACACGGCACCTGGGTCTACGAGGCCGTGCAGGAAGGGCTGGTCGTGCCGCAGGGTTTCGTGCAGGTGGGCATCCGCTCGGCCGGTGAGCGCGAGGCGCGCGAGTACGTCAACGCCATCGGCGGGCGCGTATTCACGGCGCGCGCATTGCGCGGGCTCGACGGCGCGGCGCAGCTGGCCGGCGTGGTGCGTGACATCGCCCAGCGCCTGCAGGCAGCCGCAGCACCGGTGTATCTGACGCTCGACATCGACTGTCTCGACCCAGCCTTCGCCCCCGGCACCGGCACGCCCGAACCCGGCGGCCTGAGCACCAGCCAAGTGCTCACCCTGCTCGAAGAACTTTGCGTCTTGCCACTGCCGTTGATCGGCATGGACTGCGTCGAAGTGGCGCCGCCTTACGACCACGCCGAACTCACCTCGAACGCCGCCGCCGTGTGCGTCTGGACCTACCTCTGCGCGCGTTTGGCTGCCGCTGGGCATGCTGCCGCGGCGGCCAAGTCATGA
- a CDS encoding oxygenase MpaB family protein, producing the protein MLETLASPLRQALARQVRSLAGDSRAALDFTQPVGDPGWFGPDTVAWRVHADFIAMMTGGIGALLLQALHPLALAAVWDYSDFRDDLRGRLHRTALFIATTTYGPSAAAQGVVERVRAIHAQVRGTAPDGRSYSADDPHLLSFIHVAEVYSFVNAHDWLMPAISAGSQSTEPAALSLRERDAYVAEMARVPLALGATEVPRDWAGLLAQVESYRPELEGGARPQAILRMLRGMSRQPLGQSATESAMQRLQAALGGRLSAVPLHLMMTAATALLPPWAQQLYALPAPHPLQLALTRAALRTAVPLMRWALRDGVAAQARKRLQAPPCA; encoded by the coding sequence ATGCTTGAAACTCTCGCATCCCCCTTGCGCCAGGCGCTGGCGCGGCAAGTGCGCAGCCTTGCCGGCGACAGCCGCGCCGCGCTCGACTTCACCCAGCCCGTGGGAGACCCCGGCTGGTTCGGCCCCGACACGGTGGCCTGGCGCGTGCATGCCGATTTCATCGCCATGATGACCGGCGGCATCGGCGCGCTGCTGCTGCAGGCACTGCACCCGCTGGCGCTGGCCGCGGTGTGGGACTACTCCGATTTCCGCGACGACTTGCGCGGCCGGCTGCATCGCACCGCGCTGTTCATCGCCACCACCACCTACGGCCCCAGCGCCGCCGCACAGGGCGTGGTGGAGCGCGTGCGCGCCATCCACGCCCAGGTGCGCGGCACCGCGCCGGATGGCCGCAGCTACTCGGCCGACGACCCGCATCTGCTCAGCTTCATCCACGTCGCCGAGGTCTACAGCTTCGTCAACGCTCACGACTGGCTGATGCCGGCGATCTCCGCCGGCTCGCAATCAACCGAGCCGGCGGCACTGTCGCTGCGCGAGCGCGACGCCTATGTCGCCGAGATGGCGCGCGTGCCGCTGGCCCTCGGTGCCACCGAGGTGCCGCGCGACTGGGCCGGCCTGCTGGCGCAGGTGGAGAGCTATCGGCCCGAACTCGAAGGTGGCGCCCGCCCGCAGGCCATTTTGCGCATGCTGCGCGGCATGTCGCGCCAGCCGCTTGGCCAGTCCGCGACCGAAAGTGCGATGCAGCGCCTGCAGGCGGCACTGGGCGGACGGCTCAGCGCCGTGCCGCTGCATCTGATGATGACCGCCGCCACCGCGCTGCTGCCGCCCTGGGCGCAACAGCTCTACGCCCTGCCGGCGCCGCACCCGCTGCAACTCGCCCTCACCCGCGCCGCGCTGCGCACCGCCGTGCCGTTGATGCGCTGGGCGCTGCGCGATGGTGTGGCGGCGCAGGCGCGCAAGCGCCTTCAAGCGCCGCCGTGCGCCTGA